One Capsicum annuum cultivar UCD-10X-F1 chromosome 2, UCD10Xv1.1, whole genome shotgun sequence genomic window carries:
- the LOC107859235 gene encoding GDSL esterase/lipase At1g29670-like isoform X3 gives MGDSTFDNGNNNNLLTAAKANYPPYGIDFPDGPTGRFTNGRNVADFIAELLGFDRYIEPFATVKGVEMFRGVSYASGAAGILDETAIHVGDRISLNRQLRNHNVTISHMSTLLGNKTLTMEYLSKCIYIVQIGNNDYINNYLLPQLYPSSHMYKPEQFATLLIQQYSEQLKTLYLHGARKIVVFGIGGIGCVPAELDLYGTEDTACVNSIDSAVQKFSDKLKPMIDDLNSDLPDANFIYINSTSIAVTVPSSVGITNLREPCCEISVTKGEGQCKRGGGACSDRTARFFWDGFHPSEAPNKVIAERAYTAFLSTDAYPFDISQLAQL, from the exons ATGGGAGACTCTACATTTGataatggaaataacaataatcTCCTCACTGCTGCAAAGGCTAATTATCCACCTTATGGAATTGATTTCCCTGATGGTCCTACTGGTAGATTCACCAATGGCCGCAATGTAGCAGACTTCATCG CTGAACTATTGGGTTTCGATAGATATATTGAGCCATTTGCTACTGTGAAGGGTGTGGAGATGTTTAGAGGCGTAAGTTATGCATCTGGTGCTGCTGGAATTCTTGATGAAACAGCAATTCATGTG GGAGACAGAATCAGCTTGAATAGGCAATTGCGAAATCACAACGTGACAATTTCCCACATGTCTACTCTGCTTGGAAATAAGACCTTAACTATGGAGTATCTAAGCAAATGTATATACATTGTTCAAATAGGCAACAATGACTACATCAATAACTACTTGCTGCCTCAGTTGTACCCATCAAGCCATATGTATAAACCAGAACAGTTTGCTACGCTCCTAATTCAGCAATACTCAGAACAATTAAAG ACTTTGTACCTTCACGGAGCAAGAAAAATTGTTGTCTTCGGGATAGGAGGCATAGGCTGTGTTCCAGCAGAATTGGATTTGTATGGGACAGAGGACACTGCGTGTGTCAACTCTATAGATAGTGCAGTTCAAAAATTTTCGGACAAGCTTAAACCAATGATCGATGATCTCAACAGTGATTTGCCCGATGCAAATTTCATCTACATAAATTCAACAAGCATTGCAGTAACAGTTCCTTCATCTGTCG GTATAACAAACCTACGTGAGCCATGCTGCGAAATTTCGGTGACCAAAGGGGAAGGGCAGTGCAAACGTGGAGGAGGTGCATGCAGTGATAGAACAGCGCGATTTTTTTGGGATGGTTTTCACCCCTCAGAAGCTCCGAATAAGGTCATTGCTGAAAGAGCTTACACTGCATTTCTATCCACTGATGCCTATCCTTTTGACATTAGTCAGTTAGCTCAGCTCTAA
- the LOC107859234 gene encoding GDSL esterase/lipase At1g29670 produces MATSKIFKIWFVLLLVVLMNLISPFLVVVKGEQQVPCLFIMGDSLFDNGNNNNLLTAAKANYPPYGIDFPDGPTGRFTNGKNTADFLAEILGFDRYIEPFATVKGVEMFRGVNYASGAAGIRDESGIHLGDRISLNRQLRNHKVTISHMSTLLGNKTLTKEYLSKCIYIVGMGNNDYINNYLMPQFYPSSHLYKPEKYAKLLIQQYSKQLKSLYRYGARKVAVFGVGSLGCIPAELELYGTKDSICVDSINSAVQKFADKFKPMIDDLNSNLPDASFIYINQTSIAIGDPSAIGLTSLAEPCCEISSFIAKGQCSNGGGACSDRASHYFWDGFHPTEIPNNVCAERAYTALLPTDAYPFDISHLAGSALNKLAQSGA; encoded by the exons atggCAACAAGTAAGATATTCAAGATATGGTTTGTATTATTATTGGTAGTCTTGATGAACTTAATAAGCCCATTCTTAGTAGTGGTAAAGGGTGAACAACAAGTGCCTTGTTTGTTTATTATGGGAGATTCTTTATTTGataatggaaataacaataatcTCCTCACTGCTGCAAAGGCTAATTATCCACCTTATGGAATTGACTTCCCTGATGGTCCTACTGGTAGATTCACCAATGGCAAGAATACAGCAGATTTCCTTG CTGAAATACTGGGTTTCGATAGATATATTGAGCCATTTGCTACTGTGAAGGGTGTGGAAATGTTTAGAGGAGTAAATTATGCATCTGGTGCTGCTGGAATTCGTGATGAGTCTGGAATACATTTG GGAGATAGAATCAGCTTGAACAGACAATTGAGAAATCACAAAGTGACAATTTCCCACATGTCTACTTTACTTGGAAATAAGACCTTAACTAAGGAGTATTTAAGCAAATGTATATACATTGTTGGAATGGGCAACAATGACTACATCAACAACTATTTGATGCCTCAGTTCTACCCATCAAGCCATTTGTACAAACCAGAAAAGTATGCTAAACTCCTAATTCAGCAATATTCAAAACAATTAAAG AGTTTGTATCGTTATGGAGCAAGAAAAGTTGCTGTTTTTGGGGTAGGTAGCTTAGGCTGTATTCCAGCAGAACTGGAATTGTATGGGACAAAGGACTCAATATGTGTTGACTCTATAAATAGTGCAGTTCAAAAATTTGCAGACAAGTTCAAACCAATGATCGATGATTTGAACAGTAATTTGCCTGACGCTAGTTTCATCTACATAAATCAAACAAGCATTGCAATTGGAGATCCATCTGCAATTG GTTTGACAAGTCTAGCTGAGCCATGTTGTGAAATTTCAAGCTTCATAGCTAAGGGACAGTGCAGTAATGGAGGGGGTGCATGCAGTGATAGAGCATCACATTATTTTTGGGATGGTTTTCACCCAACAGAAATTCCCAATAATGTGTGTGCTGAAAGAGCTTACACTGCTCTTCTACCTACTGATGCCTATCCTTTTGATATTAGTCACTTGGCTGGCTCAGCTCTAAATAAGTTAGCACAGTCAGGGGCGTAG
- the LOC107859235 gene encoding GDSL esterase/lipase At1g29670-like isoform X1, protein MASTCIIILWDVTMITLIVFMNLKPVLVKGEQKVPCLFIMGDSTFDNGNNNNLLTAAKANYPPYGIDFPDGPTGRFTNGRNVADFIAELLGFDRYIEPFATVKGVEMFRGVSYASGAAGILDETAIHVGDRISLNRQLRNHNVTISHMSTLLGNKTLTMEYLSKCIYIVQIGNNDYINNYLLPQLYPSSHMYKPEQFATLLIQQYSEQLKTLYLHGARKIVVFGIGGIGCVPAELDLYGTEDTACVNSIDSAVQKFSDKLKPMIDDLNSDLPDANFIYINSTSIAVTVPSSVGITNLREPCCEISVTKGEGQCKRGGGACSDRTARFFWDGFHPSEAPNKVIAERAYTAFLSTDAYPFDISQLAQL, encoded by the exons ATGGCTAGTACTTGCATCATTATATTATGGGATGTAACGATGATTACATTGatagtttttatgaatttaaaaccAGTGTTGGTAAAAGGTGAACAAAAGGTGCCTTGTTTGTTCATTATGGGAGACTCTACATTTGataatggaaataacaataatcTCCTCACTGCTGCAAAGGCTAATTATCCACCTTATGGAATTGATTTCCCTGATGGTCCTACTGGTAGATTCACCAATGGCCGCAATGTAGCAGACTTCATCG CTGAACTATTGGGTTTCGATAGATATATTGAGCCATTTGCTACTGTGAAGGGTGTGGAGATGTTTAGAGGCGTAAGTTATGCATCTGGTGCTGCTGGAATTCTTGATGAAACAGCAATTCATGTG GGAGACAGAATCAGCTTGAATAGGCAATTGCGAAATCACAACGTGACAATTTCCCACATGTCTACTCTGCTTGGAAATAAGACCTTAACTATGGAGTATCTAAGCAAATGTATATACATTGTTCAAATAGGCAACAATGACTACATCAATAACTACTTGCTGCCTCAGTTGTACCCATCAAGCCATATGTATAAACCAGAACAGTTTGCTACGCTCCTAATTCAGCAATACTCAGAACAATTAAAG ACTTTGTACCTTCACGGAGCAAGAAAAATTGTTGTCTTCGGGATAGGAGGCATAGGCTGTGTTCCAGCAGAATTGGATTTGTATGGGACAGAGGACACTGCGTGTGTCAACTCTATAGATAGTGCAGTTCAAAAATTTTCGGACAAGCTTAAACCAATGATCGATGATCTCAACAGTGATTTGCCCGATGCAAATTTCATCTACATAAATTCAACAAGCATTGCAGTAACAGTTCCTTCATCTGTCG GTATAACAAACCTACGTGAGCCATGCTGCGAAATTTCGGTGACCAAAGGGGAAGGGCAGTGCAAACGTGGAGGAGGTGCATGCAGTGATAGAACAGCGCGATTTTTTTGGGATGGTTTTCACCCCTCAGAAGCTCCGAATAAGGTCATTGCTGAAAGAGCTTACACTGCATTTCTATCCACTGATGCCTATCCTTTTGACATTAGTCAGTTAGCTCAGCTCTAA
- the LOC107859235 gene encoding GDSL esterase/lipase At1g29670-like isoform X2 translates to MASTCIIILWDVTMITLIVFMNLKPVLVKGEQKVPCLFIMGDSTFDNGNNNNLLTAAKANYPPYGIDFPDGPTGRFTNGRNVADFIAELLGFDRYIEPFATVKGVEMFRGVSYASGAAGILDETAIHGDRISLNRQLRNHNVTISHMSTLLGNKTLTMEYLSKCIYIVQIGNNDYINNYLLPQLYPSSHMYKPEQFATLLIQQYSEQLKTLYLHGARKIVVFGIGGIGCVPAELDLYGTEDTACVNSIDSAVQKFSDKLKPMIDDLNSDLPDANFIYINSTSIAVTVPSSVGITNLREPCCEISVTKGEGQCKRGGGACSDRTARFFWDGFHPSEAPNKVIAERAYTAFLSTDAYPFDISQLAQL, encoded by the exons ATGGCTAGTACTTGCATCATTATATTATGGGATGTAACGATGATTACATTGatagtttttatgaatttaaaaccAGTGTTGGTAAAAGGTGAACAAAAGGTGCCTTGTTTGTTCATTATGGGAGACTCTACATTTGataatggaaataacaataatcTCCTCACTGCTGCAAAGGCTAATTATCCACCTTATGGAATTGATTTCCCTGATGGTCCTACTGGTAGATTCACCAATGGCCGCAATGTAGCAGACTTCATCG CTGAACTATTGGGTTTCGATAGATATATTGAGCCATTTGCTACTGTGAAGGGTGTGGAGATGTTTAGAGGCGTAAGTTATGCATCTGGTGCTGCTGGAATTCTTGATGAAACAGCAATTCAT GGAGACAGAATCAGCTTGAATAGGCAATTGCGAAATCACAACGTGACAATTTCCCACATGTCTACTCTGCTTGGAAATAAGACCTTAACTATGGAGTATCTAAGCAAATGTATATACATTGTTCAAATAGGCAACAATGACTACATCAATAACTACTTGCTGCCTCAGTTGTACCCATCAAGCCATATGTATAAACCAGAACAGTTTGCTACGCTCCTAATTCAGCAATACTCAGAACAATTAAAG ACTTTGTACCTTCACGGAGCAAGAAAAATTGTTGTCTTCGGGATAGGAGGCATAGGCTGTGTTCCAGCAGAATTGGATTTGTATGGGACAGAGGACACTGCGTGTGTCAACTCTATAGATAGTGCAGTTCAAAAATTTTCGGACAAGCTTAAACCAATGATCGATGATCTCAACAGTGATTTGCCCGATGCAAATTTCATCTACATAAATTCAACAAGCATTGCAGTAACAGTTCCTTCATCTGTCG GTATAACAAACCTACGTGAGCCATGCTGCGAAATTTCGGTGACCAAAGGGGAAGGGCAGTGCAAACGTGGAGGAGGTGCATGCAGTGATAGAACAGCGCGATTTTTTTGGGATGGTTTTCACCCCTCAGAAGCTCCGAATAAGGTCATTGCTGAAAGAGCTTACACTGCATTTCTATCCACTGATGCCTATCCTTTTGACATTAGTCAGTTAGCTCAGCTCTAA
- the LOC107861161 gene encoding sialyltransferase-like protein 2: MTECLGLIKILSPMRANPDRVVKWLPSRSTITAARIASEKLLRRVGAGSNNLLATCSIIKKQQKGNDVDISNLRKAAVEHHKCVKGTTMIPLEHNPGHGQLCTVPNKLMVRKLN; the protein is encoded by the exons ATGACGGAATGCCTAGGG cTTATCAAAATCCTTTCTCCAATGCGAGCCAATCCAGATCGTGTTGTGAAGTGGTTACCCAGCCGCAGCACAATCACTGCTGCCCGAATTGCATCAGAGAAATTGCTCAG GAGAGTCGGAGCTGGATCGAACAATCTTTTGGCTACATGCTCCATAATCAAGAAGCAACAGAAAGGAAATGATGTAGACATCTCAAACCTTCGAAAAGCAGCTGTTGAACATCACAAATGTGTAAAAGGCACTACAATGATTCCATTGGAGCACAATCCAGGACATGGTCAACTCTGCACAGTTCCCAACAAGTTGATGGTCAGAAAACTGAACTAA